A window of the Deltaproteobacteria bacterium genome harbors these coding sequences:
- a CDS encoding GxxExxY protein encodes MIHKELTEKILEAAFEVSNELGSGFLESVYEKALTLSLKEKGLKAESQVPLKVMFRGISVGDFFADLLIEDVIIVELKAVKKLAPEHQAQLINYLKATSIHVGLLLNFGNPKLEYRRLHG; translated from the coding sequence ATGATACATAAAGAATTAACTGAGAAAATTCTCGAAGCAGCATTCGAAGTCTCTAATGAACTAGGTTCCGGCTTTCTGGAATCTGTATATGAAAAAGCTTTAACGCTGTCATTAAAGGAGAAAGGATTAAAAGCAGAATCACAAGTTCCTCTTAAGGTAATGTTTCGTGGCATATCTGTAGGTGACTTTTTTGCCGACTTACTGATAGAGGATGTAATAATCGTCGAGCTAAAGGCCGTTAAAAAGTTAGCACCTGAACATCAGGCCCAACTTATTAATTATCTTAAAGCTACAAGTATTCATGTGGGACTTCTATTAAACTTTGGCAATCCGAAACTTGAGTACAGGAGACTTCA